One Megalops cyprinoides isolate fMegCyp1 chromosome 4, fMegCyp1.pri, whole genome shotgun sequence genomic window carries:
- the ankdd1b gene encoding ankyrin repeat and death domain-containing protein 1B: protein MEKALALRDKVKNHPVLKKENLNPKTWMTAENVKGFTDFILHRETDPGTDTSFDNAQMLLESERDYMEAAKKNDVATMKLLGRSVNVNAKNVHDRTALHYAVAGRNTEAVEILLRRRAKLDLQDKHGVTPIHLAAWFGSLTILKLLVQGGADQKIENQEGMNILHCAAINNHTDIVKYIVNDLQMKELDKKDLSGNRAFSLAAQHGCVEMLELLMEEQYNMATMEEDQNGNTPLHLAAKNGHLEVVQLLLERFDNRNEVNKAGETALYLAAEETQEECVKALLEAGCDANIVTTEKSSCLHPVSEKGHTSLVKLLIENGMDMNFQNQHQQAALHLAVKNGYIPVIHTLLESGCNVNVADQRGQTSLHIAAEMGKVDIVEMILKAGPDLALQDKQAKTALGVAARADMVIIVDMIIKAERYFAWKKANAESNESLHDQSPLTFKLDHRAETRQIRTTIWNLAYKLLKPHDWKKLAQHWLFNEQQVAAIEEQWTGLRSYQEHGNRMMLIWLHGALITHQSLAKELHEGLLSIGSKSVADKIRLETTGTEMRKCTVS from the exons ATGGAGAAGGCTCTGGCTTTGAGAGACAAAGTGAAGAATCATCCCGTGCTGAAGAAAGAAAACCTGAACCCCAAAACCTGGATGACAGCTGAGAATGTCAAGGGCTTCACAGACTTCATCCTGCACAGGGAGACCGACCCGGGGACAGACACCAGTTTCGACAATGCGCAGATGT TGCTAGAGTCCGAGAGGGATTACATGGAGGCAGCAAAGAAAAACGACGTTGCGACCATGAAGCTTCTTGGAAGGAGTGTCAACGTCAACGCCAAGAATGTG CACGACCGCACCGCGCTACACTACGCAGTGGCGGGGAGAAACACGGAGGCTGTGGAGATCCTGCTTCGGAGGAGAGCAAAGCTGGATCTGCAGGACAAG CACGGGGTGACCCCCATCCACCTGGCCGCTTGGTTCGGGAGCTTGACCATCCTGAAATTATTGGTTCAGGGTGGAGCTGACCAGAAGATCGAAAATCAG GAAGGAATGAACATTCTGCACTGTGCTGCCATCAACAACCACACAGACATCGTTAAGTACATTGTAAATGACCTGCAGATGAAAGAGCTGGATAAGAAAGACCTG tcaggGAACAGAGCCTTCTCCCTGGCAGCGCAGCATGGCTGTGTGGAGATGCTGGAGCTGCTGATGGAGGAGCAGTACAACATGGCCACAATGGAGGAAGACCAG AACGGGAACACACCTTTGCACCTGGCAGCCAAGAACGGGCACCTGGAGGTTGTTCAGCTCCTGCTGGAGCGCTTTGACAACCGCAATGAAGTCAATAAG GCTGGAGAGACAGCACTGTACCTAGCTGCAGAGGAGACCCAGGAGGAGTGTGTCAAGGCCTTGCTGGAAGCTGGCTGTGATGCTAACATTGTCACTACG GAGAAAAGCAGCTGTTTGCATCCTGTCTCTGAAAAGGGTCATACCTCACTTGTGAAGCTCCTCATTGAAAATGGCATGGATATGAACTTTCAGAATCAG CACCAGCAGGCCGCCCTCCACCTGGCAGTGAAGAATGGATACATCCCTGTTATCCACACACTCCTGGAGTCTGGTTGCAACGTCAACGTGGCAGATCAA AGGGGCCAAACCAGCCTCCATATTGCAGCAGAAATGGGCAAGGTGGACATTGTGGAAATGATCCTGAAAGCCGGGCCAGACCTGGCCCTCCAAGACAAG CAAGCTAAGACGGCTCTCGGAGTGGCAGCCAGGGCCGACATGGTTATCATTGTGGACATGATCATCAAAGCGGAACGATATTTCGCGTGGAAGAAG GCAAACGCGGAAAGTAATGAAAGCCTTCACGACCAATCTCCGCTGACATTCAAATTAGACCACAGAGCGGAGACCAGGCAGATCCGCACCACCATCTGGAACCTGGCTTACAAACTGCTCAAGCCCCACGACTGGAAGAAGCTGGCCCAGCACTGGCTCTTCAACGAGCAGCAAGTGGCGGCCATCGAGGAGCAGTGGACAG GCCTCAGGAGTTACCAGGAACATGGGAACCGAATGATGCTCATCTGGCTTCACGGAGCTTTAATTACGCACCAGAGCCTGGCCAAAGAGCTGCACGAAGGTCTCCTCTCCATTGGAAGCAAGAGCGTAGCAG ACAAAATAAGACTTGAAACAACTGGCACTGAAATGAGGAAATGCACCGTCTCATGA